A window of Apium graveolens cultivar Ventura chromosome 8, ASM990537v1, whole genome shotgun sequence contains these coding sequences:
- the LOC141678160 gene encoding profilin-2: MSWQTYVDEHLMCDIDGTGHHLTAAAIVGHDGSVWAQSSSFPQVTPEEMKGIMTDFDEPGHLAPTGLHLGGTKYMVIQGEPNAVIRGKKGSGGVTIKKTAQALLFGVYEEPVTPGQCNLVVERLGDYLSEQGL; this comes from the exons atgtcGTGGCAAACTTACGTGGATGAGCATTTGATGTGTGATATCGATGGCACGGGCCATCATCTTACTGCAGCTGCTATTGTTGGCCATGATGGTAGCGTCTGGGCTCAGAGTTCTTCGTTTCCGCAG GTTACGCCAGAAGAGATGAAAGGGATCATGACTGACTTTGATGAACCAGGGCACCTTGCTCCAACAGGTTTACATCTTGGTGGCACcaagtacatggtcattcaagGTGAACCTAATGCTGTCATCCGTGGAAAGAAG GGATCCGGGGGTGTAACCATTAAGAAGACAGCTCAAGCTCTACTCTTCGGTGTCTATGAAGAACCAGTGACCCCAGGACAGTGTAACCTGGTTGTCGAGAGGTTGGGAGATTATCTTTCAGAGCAGGGCCTCTAG
- the LOC141678159 gene encoding glucan endo-1,3-beta-glucosidase 13-like: protein MTRGFRFKLIFAASLLLMLLGSCIGSSIGICYGRNADDLPTPDKASQLAQLHKIKYARIYDSNIQVLKAFANTGIELMISIPNTDLLPISQFQTNADTWLKNSILPYYPATKITYITVGAEVTEAPNNISALVVPAMKNVLTALRKVGLQRKIKVSSTHSLGVLSRSYPPSAGAFNSSHAFFLKPLLDFLAENQSPFMINLYPYYAYRDSQDKVSLDYALFESSTEVIDPNTGLLYKNMFDSQIDAIYFSLMALNFKTIKVMVTETGWPSKGSPKEKAATPDNAQTYNTNLIRHVINNTGTPANPGAGLDVYIFSLFNEDRKPGLESERNWGLFYPDQTSVYNIDFSGKDSVHMTPETNITSSNGTWCIASSTASEEDLKNAINWACNSGNVDCSAIQPSQPCYEPDSLESHASFAFNSYYQQNGATDIACGFGGSGVKTNKNPSYDKCLYMTAGSNRTAANNVPAKPSTSYSTHDEVSMLGFSCLLMISISFF from the exons ATGACAAGAGGGTTCAGGTTCAAGCTCATTTTTGCAGCTTCTTTGCTGTTAATGCTTTTGG GTTCCTGCATTGGAAGTTCAATCGGGATTTGTTACGGAAGAAATGCAGATGACCTCCCTACCCCAGATAAAGCATCGCAGCTGGCCCAACTTCACAAAATTAAGTATGCAAGGATATATGACTCCAATATCCAGGTCCTCAAAGCCTTTGCAAATACTGGCATAGAACTGATGATCAGTATTCCAAATACCGATCTGCTGCCAATTTCCCAGTTCCAAACCAATGCTGACACCTGGTTAAAAAATAGCATCCTCCCATACTATCCAGCCACAAAGATCACATACATAACCGTTGGTGCGGAAGTCACAGAAGCTCCTAATAACATATCTGCATTGGTTGTACCCGCCATGAAAAATGTTTTAACAGCTTTGAGAAAGGTTGGTCTGCAGAGGAAGATCAAAGTTTCTAGTACCCATTCTTTAGGTGTTTTATCTCGATCCTACCCACCTTCAGCAGGTGCTTTCAATAGCAGTCACGCATTCTTTCTCAAACCTCTTCTGGATTTTCTTGCTGAAAACCAATCGCCATTCATGATAAATTTGTATCCTTATTATGCTTATAGGGATTCCCAAGACAAAGTCTCTTTGGACTATGCTCTTTTTGAGTCTTCTACTGAAGTGATTGATCCAAACACTGGGCTGCTTTACAAAAATATGTTCGATTCTCAGATTGATGCTATTTACTTCTCTCTGATGGCTCTGAACTTCAAAACAATCAAAGTAATGGTCACGGAGACAGGCTGGCCTTCAAAAGGGTCACCAAAGGAGAAAGCTGCAACTCCTGATAATGCTCAGACTTACAATACCAATTTGATTCGACATGTAATCAACAATACTGGGACACCAGCAAATCCTGGAGCTGGTTTGGATGTATACATTTTTTCCCTATTCAATGAGGATAGGAAGCCTGGGCTAGAATCTGAGAGGAACTGGGGGTTATTTTATCCAGACCAGACTAGTGTCTATAATATTGACTTTAGTGGCAAAGATTCAGTGCACATGACACCAGAGACAAATATCACTAGCTCAAATGGAACGTGGTGCATAGCCTCATCCACGGCTTCTGAAGAAGACTTGAAAAATGCTATAAATTGGGCATGTAACTCTGGGAATGTTGATTGCTCTGCAATTCAGCCTAGTCAACCATGTTATGAGCCTGATAGTCTAGAGTCACATGCGTCTTTCGCTTTTAACAGTTACTACCAGCAAAATGGAGCTACTGACATTGCGTGCGGATTTGGAGGATCAGGAGTTAAAACCAATAAGAatccaa GCTATGATAAGTGCTTGTATATGACAGCAGG GAGCAATAGAACTGCTGCAAATAATGTCCCTGCAAAACCGTCAACTTCATATTCCACACATGATGAAGTTTCGATGTTGGGGTTTAGTTGTCTGCTGATGATTTCTATCTCGTTCTTCTGA
- the LOC141679261 gene encoding protein FAR1-RELATED SEQUENCE 5-like, producing MKNRELVKNKKKNKKERYFIRTEVEEENRLKCLVWIDPRCIMDYQKFGDVMAFDTTYRTNRYAMSFVPFTGVNHHYQSVIFGFALMRDEHASTFEWILRTWLEGVGNNPPLTIITDQDQAIASAIAVVLPNTTHLLYSWHISQKFPEKLAHYYSSFPEFKTDFNLCIYKSLTECVFEARWASFVEKYHLQDHKWLNGLYELKHKWIPSYTRNKFSAFQNSTSRSEWMNSFFDKYVSSATGLKEFIENAQKALARQFMREKEEDYVTINLKRPLKLHTTLEYHASCIYTKEVFRRFQDELVESSKYFVEKDRRASEEGEGMGDVYTYYSCYRPMSEPTRRNIYFVAFEKASSLGMCTCRMLKHSGLPCRHLLAVFTKKRVSEIPLYYINRRWTMHANRVDGVLPYNLDVGQSHEMTSTDRFNSMTMLIMSFCQSSIASKERYDYVVGVMNREIPILERMSVDGIKSYESNSHAPNASAHEEPILDPIMSQTKGRKKDVHFKSPIESIGKKEKPPRKYTYCQMEGHDKRKCASRLEDLKNVQESQYN from the coding sequence ATGAAGAACAGAGAATTagtgaaaaacaagaaaaaaaataaGAAAGAGAGATATTTTATTAGGACCGAAGTCGAGGAAGAGAATCGCTTGAAGTGTCTAGTATGGATTGATCCGAGATGTATAATGGATTACCAAAAATTTGGCGATGTTATGGCTTTTGATACCACTTATCGGACAAATAGGTATGCAATGTCATTTGTCCCATTTACCGGAGTCAATCATCATTATCAATCGGTAATTTTCGGGTTTGCATTGATGCGGGATGAACACGCGTCGACTTTTGAGTGGATTCTTCGTACTTGGCTTGAAGGTGTGGGGAATAATCCTCCATTGACTATAATCACGGATCAAGATCAAGCCATTGCAAGCGCTATTGCGGTTGTACTCCCGAATACTACCCATTTATTGTATTCTTGGCACATTAGTCAAAAATTCCCCGAGAAATTAGCTCATTATTATTCGTCTTTTCCGGAATTCAAGACGGACTTCAACCTTTGTATTTATAAATCTCTCACCGAATGTGTTTTTGAGGCTAGATGGGCGTCGTTTGTGGAAAAGTATCACTTGCAAGATCATAAATGGTTAAATGGGTTATATGAGTTGAAGCACAAGTGGATTCCTTCATATACTAGAAACAAATTTTCGGCGTTTCAAAATAGTACATCGAGGAGTGAGTGGATGAATTCTTTCTTTGATAAGTATGTGAGTTCGGCAACGGGTTTGAAGGAATTCATTGAAAATGCCCAAAAAGCATTGGCAAGGCAATTCATGAGGGAGAAGGAAGAAGATTATGTCACCATTAATCTAAAACGTCCCCTGAAATTGCATACCACATTGGAGTATCATGCTTCTTGTATCTACACTAAGGAAGTGTTTAGAAGATTTCAAGATGAATTGGTTGAGTCTTCAAAATACTTTGTTGAAAAAGACCGACGAGCTAGTGAAGAAGGGGAGGGAATGGGGGATGTTTATACGTACTATAGTTGTTATAGGCCCATGTCCGAGCCTACGAGAAGAAATATTTATTTTGTGGCATTTGAGAAAGCAAGCTCTTTGGGAATGTGTACGTGTAGAATGCTTAAACATTCGGGGCTACCTTGTAGACACCTATTGGCGGTCTTCACTAAGAAACGGGTTTCAGAAATTCCCCTGTATTACATAAACCGGAGGTGGACAATGCAtgccaatagagttgatggtgtgtTGCCTTACAATTTGGATGTTGGACAAAGTCATGAGATGACCTCAACCGATCGATTTAATAGCATGACAATGTTAATTATGAGTTTTTGTCAAAGTAGCATTGCATCCAAGGAACGGTATGATTATGTCGTTGGAGTGATGAATCGAGAAATACCAATTCTCGAAAGAATGAGCGTTGATGGAATTAAATCTTACGAAAGCAATTCGCATGCTCCAAATGCAAGTGCTCATGAAGAACCAATTCTTGACCCTATTATGTCCCAAACTAAAGGGAGGAAGAAGGACGTTCATTTCAAAAGTCCCATAGAATCGATTGGTAAAAAGGAGAAGCCGCCAAGAAAGTACACCTATTGTCAAATGGAaggccatgataaaagaaagtgTGCTAGTAGACTAGAAGATCTTAAAAATGTTCAAGAATCGCAATATAATTAG
- the LOC141678616 gene encoding uncharacterized protein LOC141678616 produces the protein MDGEKLIYGDLGLKNDTEDVLNRHVQWVFMQTGNRVSDTESNGSVDEDSSLSSLSSDIEEDDDATSSSTSTSSISGPLYELSELMDHLPIKRGLSNFFKGKSQSFTSLASVKSLEDLAKKENPYKKKVKPCNRYRPKAFIAKKSCSRSSKGSNFVSLLEKRGTFVSTSSCRPSISVLQSTFNL, from the exons ATGGATGGAGAAAAGCTAATTTATGGTGACTTGGGCTTGAAGAATGATACTGAAGATGTCTTGAACAGGCATGTGCAATGGGTTTTCATGCAAACTGGAAATAGGGTTTCTGATACAGAATCTAATGGATCTGTAGATGAGGATTCTAGTTTATCATCTTTATCATCAGATATTGAAGAGGATGATGATGCAACTTCTTCATCAACATCAACATCATCTATTTCTGGTCCTTTATATGAACTATCTGAACTCATGGACCACCTTCCAATCAA AAGGGGTCTTTCAAATTTTTTCAAAGGGAAGTCTCAGTCTTTTACATCATTGGCCAGTGTGAAGAGTCTTGAAGATCTAGCAAAGAAAGAAAATCCTTACAAAAAGAAAGTGAAACCATGCAACAGATACAGACCAAAGGCCTTTATAGCAAAGAAGTCTTGCTCAAGATCATCAAAGGGATCTAATTTTGTATCTTTACTAGAAAAAAGAGGTACTTTTGTGAGTACTAGTAGCTGTAGACCTTCTATATCTGTTCTGCAAAGCACTTTTAACTTGTAA
- the LOC141678614 gene encoding arginine--tRNA ligase, chloroplastic/mitochondrial-like: MALDEENVANLKKQLEKLFTASLRVTVPDELDVEPLIAVCDKESGDYQCNNAMKLWPRLERKGTEFTSTQSVAQALKNNLPASEMVESCSVEQGGFLNIMLSKQWVAKTIHKMLMDGIGTWAPKLPVKRAVVDFSSPNIAKEMHVGHLRSTIIGDTIARMLEFSNVEVLRRNHVGDWGTQFGMLIEFLFETFPDWENANDQAIGDLEAFYKASKKRFDSDSDFKERAQQAVVKLQSGENKHRKAWQQICEISRKGFEEVYKRLGVRLEEKGESFYNPYIPMVLDLLNEKGLVEESEGACVIFIEGKKAPLIVVKRDGGFNYASTDLAALWYRLNEEKAEWIIYLTDVSQGGHFNMVFTAAKRAGWLSAEGSKYPRADHIHFGLVKGEDGKRMQTRSTEVVRLINLLDKAKSICMEALVLRGQDREWTEEELMQLEQSAEAIGYGAVKYADLKNNRETSYTYQEKQMLNDKGDTAVYLLYAYARICSIIKKSGREINELKKVGSIELTQDAECVLGLQLLQFAEVVEEACTKLYPNVLCKYLYGLSLAFTGFYFNCQVVGSAEESSRLLLCEATRVVMEQCFHLLGITPLEII, encoded by the exons ATGGCGTTG GACGAAGAAAATGTTGCTAATCTTAAGAAACAATTAGAAAAACTATTTACAGCATCCCTCAGAGTAACTGTCCCTGATGAGCTCGATGTTGAACCACTAATAGCTGTTTGTGATAAAGAATCCGGTGATTACCAGTG CAACAATGCCATGAAGTTATGGCCAAGATTAGAGCGGAAGGGTACTGAATTTACAAGCACACAATCTGTTGCACAG GCTCTCAAAAACAATCTTCCAGCATCAGAGATGGTCGAGTCTTGCAGTGTAGAACAGGGAGGCTTTTTGAATATCATGTTGTCCAAGCAGTGGGTAGCCAAG ACCATCCACAAGATGCTAATGGACGGCATTGGAACTTGGGCACCAAAGCTTCCGGTTAAAAGGGCTGTGGTCGATTTTTCTTCACCCAATATAGCCAAAGAAATGCATGTTGGTCATCTACGATCTACCATAATAGGAGACACAATAGCTCGTATGCTCGAGTTTTCAAATGTAGAAGTTCTACGTAGAAATCATGTTGGTGACTGGGGTACTCAG TTTGGTATGTTGATTGAGTTCCTATTCGAAACATTTCCAGACTGGGAAAATGCTAATGATCAAGCCATTGGTGATCTTGAG GCATTCTACAAAGCGTCGAAGAAGAGatttgacagtgattctgatTTCAAGGAGAGAGCTCAGCAGGCAGTAGTCAAACTCCAG AGTGGCGAAAACAAGCATCGGAAGGCATGGCAACAAATTTGCGAAATTAGCAGAAAGGGTTTCGAGGAAGTGTATAAAAGACTTGGAGTTCGTTTAGAGGAGAAG GGGGAgagtttttataatccttataTCCCCATGGTCCTGGATTTGCTGAATGAGAAGGGACTTGTTGAAGAAAGTGAAGGAGCTTGTGTGATCTTCATTGAGGGAAAAAAAGCACCACTCATTGTAGTTAAAAGAGATGGTGGATTCAATTATGCTTCGACTGATCTGGCCGCTTTATG GTACCGTCTTAATGAAGAAAAAGCTGAGTGGATCATATACCTTACTGATGTTTCCCAAGGCGGGCACTTCAATATGGTTTTTACA GCGGCTAAGCGTGCAGGTTGGCTTTCAGCTGAAGGCAGCAAGTACCCTAGAGCAGATCATATACACTTTGGTCTTGTTAAAGGAGAAGATGGTAAGAGAATGCAGACTCGCAGTACTGAGGTGGTCCGGTTAATTAATTTACTTGATAAAGCGAAGAGTATCTGTATGGAAGCTCTTGTTTTACGAG GTCAAGATAGAGAGTGGACTGAGGAAGAACTTATGCAACTTGAACAAAGCGCTGAAGCTATTGGATATGGTGCTGTCAA GTACGCTGATTTGAAGAACAACAGAGAGACCAGTTACACATACCAAGAGAAGCAGATGCTTAATGATAAG GGAGATACTGCTGTATATCTGCTTTATGCATATGCTCGAATCTGTTCAATCATCAAAAAGTCTGGTAGAGAAATCAATGAATTGAAAAAG GTTGGAAGTATTGAATTAACTCAAGATGCCGAATGTGTGCTAGGACTTCAATTGCTCCAATTTGCGGAG GTTGTTGAAGAAGCTTGCACCAAACTCTACCCAAATGTGCTATGCAAATACTTATACGGCTTATCTTTGGCTTTTACTGGATTTTATTTCAACTGTCAG GTCGTTGGATCCGCAGAGGAATCTAGCAGACTCCTGCTATGTGAAGCCACCAGAGTTGTTATGGAACAATGCTTCCATTTACTAGGAATCacacccttggaaataatttgA